From one Myxococcus xanthus genomic stretch:
- the ccoN gene encoding cytochrome-c oxidase, cbb3-type subunit I — protein MHQQRIIYDDTTVRRFIIASVLFGIVGMAVGALAASQLAWWQANLGIPYTTYSRLRPLHTNAVIFAFVGNMMFAGIYYSTQRLLKTRMASDLLSKIHFWGWQLIIVAAAISLPLGFTTSKEYAELEWPIDVAIAVIWVVFAINFFWTLAKRHEKNLYVAIWFYIATIVTVAVLHIVNSLALPLSGMKSYSVFAGVQDALVQWWYGHNAVAFFLTTPILGIMYYFLPKAAERPVYSYRLSIIHFWALVFIYIWAGPHHLLYTALPDWAQSLGMIFSVMLWAPSWGGMLNGLLTLKGAWYKLREDPVLKFLIAGVTFYGMATFEGPLLSIKSVSALAHYTDWIVGHVHSGALGWNGFMAAGMFYWLVPRLYGTKLHSPKAADAHFWLGTVGILLYMVSMWISGVTQGLMWQAANPDGTLLYPNFVETLLAIRPMYIVRFVGGSMYLVGFIMMAWNLWKTARAGKAVDGETTVVVEPPTPVAEPVPAKAPTPGWVQVVTGRPLVFAIAILTVTMFLGWAKPVRAVVLMGAIIALGEFAWIVTRRDREAGRPSWFGLIEGKPLAFTVLTLIAILIGGVAELLPTIMLKQAVPAHGQAQEPYSPLELQGRDLYVREGCYTCHSQMIRPFVAETQRYGDVSRAEEFIYDYPFQWGSKRTGPDLHRLGGKYPNLWHYTHMMDPRATSPGSNMPPYPWLAEQRIVVKDAPKKLALMQRLGVPYSNADVDSAEARQKTQAEGITADLAAQGVQVAWDSEMVAIISYLQRLGRGPQDLPAPPEKAPAPPDRLPAATIASEEGR, from the coding sequence GTGCATCAGCAACGAATCATCTATGACGACACCACGGTCCGGCGCTTCATCATCGCGTCGGTGCTGTTCGGCATCGTGGGAATGGCGGTAGGGGCGCTGGCCGCCAGTCAGCTCGCCTGGTGGCAGGCGAACCTGGGCATCCCCTACACGACCTACTCCCGCCTGCGCCCGCTGCACACGAACGCGGTCATCTTCGCCTTCGTGGGCAACATGATGTTCGCGGGCATCTACTACTCCACGCAGCGTCTGTTGAAGACGCGCATGGCGTCGGACCTGCTCTCGAAAATCCACTTCTGGGGCTGGCAGCTCATCATCGTCGCGGCAGCGATTTCGCTGCCCCTGGGCTTCACCACCTCCAAGGAGTACGCGGAGCTGGAGTGGCCCATCGACGTGGCCATCGCCGTCATCTGGGTCGTCTTCGCCATCAACTTCTTCTGGACGCTGGCGAAGCGCCACGAGAAGAACCTCTACGTCGCCATCTGGTTCTACATCGCGACCATCGTCACGGTGGCGGTGCTGCACATCGTCAACAGCCTGGCGCTGCCGCTGTCGGGGATGAAGAGCTACTCCGTCTTCGCGGGCGTCCAGGACGCGCTGGTGCAGTGGTGGTACGGCCACAACGCCGTCGCCTTCTTCCTCACCACGCCCATCCTGGGCATCATGTATTACTTCCTGCCCAAGGCGGCGGAGCGGCCGGTGTACTCGTACCGGCTGTCCATCATCCACTTCTGGGCCCTGGTCTTCATCTACATCTGGGCCGGTCCGCACCACCTGCTCTACACGGCGCTGCCGGACTGGGCGCAGTCGCTGGGCATGATTTTCAGCGTCATGCTGTGGGCTCCGTCGTGGGGCGGCATGCTCAACGGCCTGCTCACGCTGAAGGGCGCCTGGTACAAGCTGCGCGAGGACCCCGTCCTCAAGTTCCTCATCGCGGGCGTCACCTTCTACGGCATGGCCACCTTCGAAGGGCCGCTGCTGTCCATCAAGTCGGTGAGCGCGCTGGCCCACTACACGGACTGGATTGTTGGCCACGTCCACAGCGGCGCGCTGGGCTGGAACGGCTTCATGGCGGCCGGCATGTTCTACTGGCTGGTGCCCAGGCTGTACGGCACGAAGCTGCACTCGCCCAAGGCGGCGGACGCGCACTTCTGGCTCGGGACGGTGGGCATCCTCCTCTACATGGTGTCGATGTGGATCAGCGGCGTCACGCAGGGCCTCATGTGGCAAGCGGCGAACCCTGACGGCACGCTGCTCTACCCGAACTTCGTGGAGACGCTGCTGGCCATCCGGCCCATGTACATCGTCCGCTTCGTCGGCGGGTCCATGTACCTGGTGGGCTTCATCATGATGGCGTGGAACTTGTGGAAGACGGCCCGCGCCGGCAAGGCCGTGGACGGGGAGACCACCGTCGTCGTGGAGCCGCCCACGCCCGTCGCCGAGCCCGTCCCCGCCAAGGCCCCGACGCCCGGCTGGGTGCAGGTCGTCACGGGCCGGCCGTTGGTGTTCGCCATCGCCATCCTCACCGTGACGATGTTCCTCGGCTGGGCGAAGCCGGTCCGCGCGGTGGTGCTGATGGGCGCCATCATCGCGCTGGGCGAGTTCGCCTGGATTGTCACCCGCAGGGACCGTGAAGCAGGCCGTCCGTCGTGGTTCGGTCTCATCGAGGGCAAGCCGCTGGCCTTCACCGTGCTCACGCTCATCGCCATCCTGATTGGCGGTGTGGCGGAGCTGCTGCCCACCATCATGCTCAAGCAGGCGGTGCCAGCGCACGGCCAGGCGCAGGAGCCGTACTCGCCGCTGGAGCTCCAGGGACGCGACCTCTACGTCCGCGAGGGTTGCTACACCTGCCACTCGCAGATGATTCGCCCCTTCGTGGCGGAGACGCAGCGCTACGGCGACGTGTCCCGCGCGGAGGAGTTCATCTACGACTACCCCTTCCAGTGGGGCAGCAAGCGCACGGGCCCGGACCTGCACCGGCTGGGCGGCAAATACCCGAACCTCTGGCACTACACGCACATGATGGACCCTCGGGCGACGAGCCCCGGCTCCAACATGCCGCCGTACCCGTGGCTGGCCGAGCAGCGCATCGTCGTGAAGGACGCGCCGAAGAAGCTCGCGCTGATGCAGCGGCTGGGTGTGCCGTACAGCAATGCGGACGTGGACAGCGCCGAGGCGCGACAGAAGACCCAGGCGGAGGGCATCACCGCGGACCTGGCGGCGCAGGGTGTCCAGGTGGCGTGGGATTCGGAGATGGTGGCCATCATCTCCTACCTCCAGCGCCTGGGCCGTGGACCGCAGGACCTGCCCGCGCCGCCGGAGAAGGCGCCCGCGCCGCCGGACCGTCTGCCTGCCGCCACCATCGCCAGTGAGGAGGGCCGCTGA
- a CDS encoding cbb3-type cytochrome oxidase subunit 3 gives MYKQFYQGMSLTELPLFALVLFIAVFLGVVAWVFVARRSGDFDALARMPLSEQGEGRHEQ, from the coding sequence ATGTACAAGCAATTCTATCAAGGGATGTCGCTCACCGAGCTGCCCCTCTTCGCCTTGGTCCTGTTCATCGCGGTGTTTCTCGGCGTCGTCGCCTGGGTGTTCGTGGCGCGGCGCAGCGGGGACTTCGACGCGCTCGCGCGGATGCCGCTGAGCGAGCAGGGGGAGGGCCGCCATGAGCAGTGA
- a CDS encoding c-type cytochrome, which translates to MSSDKPLVHSVYDGIEEHDNHLPNWWLFILWTSIIFSAGYWFWYHIAEVGPGQLGEYAAESAEVAKRASGNAPASDGMLLALAKDPASLESGKQVFQANCAACHGVQGQGSIGPNLTDAYWMHGGGPMAIHKVVADGVVAKGMPAWERTLGAERVKAVTAYLLTLKGTNAPGGKEPQGEPEQP; encoded by the coding sequence ATGAGCAGTGACAAGCCGCTGGTGCACTCCGTCTATGACGGCATCGAGGAGCACGACAACCACCTGCCCAACTGGTGGCTGTTCATCCTCTGGACGTCCATCATCTTCAGCGCGGGGTACTGGTTCTGGTACCACATCGCCGAGGTGGGGCCCGGACAGCTCGGTGAGTACGCCGCAGAGTCCGCGGAGGTGGCGAAGCGCGCGTCTGGAAACGCGCCGGCGTCTGACGGCATGCTGCTCGCGCTGGCCAAGGACCCGGCCTCCCTGGAGAGCGGCAAGCAGGTGTTCCAGGCGAACTGTGCGGCCTGTCACGGCGTGCAGGGGCAGGGCTCCATCGGCCCCAACCTGACGGACGCGTATTGGATGCACGGTGGCGGGCCCATGGCCATCCACAAGGTCGTGGCGGACGGCGTGGTGGCCAAGGGCATGCCCGCGTGGGAGCGCACCCTGGGCGCCGAGCGCGTCAAGGCCGTCACCGCCTATCTGCTCACACTCAAGGGCACCAACGCGCCCGGCGGCAAGGAGCCGCAGGGCGAGCCCGAGCAGCCGTAG
- the ccoG gene encoding cytochrome c oxidase accessory protein CcoG: MSAAPQRDGPRIDQLTSIHADGSRLALHPADVHGRFITRRRVGFAVLIAIYLALPLVEVGGHPAVHLDVAARRFYLFGGTYNAQDFWRVLFLLTSVGFGLLFFTAWLGRVWCGWACPQTVFLEALYRPIERFFDGPRERRLKAAKEPWTPVRVARAVLKHGAYAAVSLLISHAALSLFVSAGGLIAMVADGPVASPVAFTWAMAVTGALYFNFAWFREQLCVVVCPYGRLQSAMQDRDSLIVGYDTRRGEPRGRLIKAAPGVPAPPPRGDCVDCFKCVAVCPTGIDIRNGLQMDCLACAQCVDACDGVMDKLGRPRGLIRYDSLNGLDGQPRRVLRPRLFIYGALMLVAVVGFTLSLVRRVPFEANLLRFQGMPYVVEQGTVRNQFELHLVNKNPSETVLTIRVDSPVPAKVVVPQAQVTLASLESFRVPLFITVDQSGTELPFHFTVEVADAASGEVKRMEARFLGPVYSLQPEAQLP, encoded by the coding sequence ATGTCTGCGGCACCGCAGCGGGATGGCCCGCGCATCGACCAGCTCACGTCCATCCACGCGGATGGTTCGCGGCTGGCGCTCCACCCGGCGGACGTGCACGGCCGGTTCATCACTCGGCGGCGGGTGGGCTTCGCGGTCCTCATCGCCATCTACCTGGCCCTGCCACTGGTGGAGGTGGGGGGCCACCCGGCGGTGCACCTGGACGTGGCGGCGCGCCGCTTCTACCTCTTCGGCGGCACGTACAACGCGCAGGACTTCTGGCGCGTCCTGTTCCTGTTGACGTCGGTGGGCTTCGGCCTGCTGTTCTTCACCGCGTGGCTGGGACGCGTGTGGTGCGGCTGGGCGTGTCCCCAGACGGTGTTCCTGGAGGCGCTCTATCGTCCCATCGAGCGGTTCTTCGATGGGCCCCGGGAGCGGCGGCTGAAGGCCGCGAAGGAGCCGTGGACGCCCGTGCGCGTAGCGCGGGCGGTGCTCAAACATGGCGCGTACGCCGCGGTGTCGCTGCTCATCTCCCACGCGGCGTTGAGCCTCTTCGTCTCGGCGGGAGGGCTCATCGCGATGGTGGCCGATGGCCCGGTGGCGTCGCCGGTGGCCTTCACGTGGGCCATGGCCGTAACGGGCGCGCTGTACTTCAACTTCGCGTGGTTCCGTGAGCAGCTCTGCGTGGTGGTGTGCCCGTATGGCCGCCTCCAGTCGGCGATGCAGGACCGGGACTCGCTCATCGTCGGCTATGACACGCGGCGCGGAGAACCCCGGGGCCGTCTCATCAAGGCCGCTCCGGGTGTCCCGGCCCCACCTCCGCGCGGCGACTGCGTGGACTGCTTCAAGTGCGTGGCCGTGTGCCCCACGGGCATCGACATCCGCAATGGCTTGCAGATGGACTGCCTCGCGTGCGCGCAGTGCGTGGATGCGTGCGACGGCGTCATGGACAAGCTGGGCCGGCCGCGTGGGCTCATCCGCTATGACTCACTCAACGGATTGGATGGGCAGCCACGGCGGGTGCTCCGGCCCCGCTTGTTCATCTACGGCGCGTTGATGCTGGTGGCGGTGGTGGGCTTCACGCTGAGCCTGGTGCGGCGCGTGCCCTTCGAGGCGAACCTGCTGCGCTTCCAGGGCATGCCCTACGTCGTCGAGCAGGGCACGGTGCGCAACCAGTTCGAGTTGCACCTGGTGAACAAGAACCCCTCCGAGACGGTGCTCACCATCCGCGTGGACAGTCCCGTGCCCGCGAAGGTGGTGGTGCCACAGGCGCAGGTGACACTCGCCTCGCTGGAGAGCTTCCGGGTGCCGCTGTTCATCACCGTGGACCAAAGCGGAACGGAGCTGCCATTCCACTTCACCGTCGAGGTGGCCGACGCGGCCTCCGGTGAAGTGAAGCGCATGGAGGCCCGCTTCCTGGGACCTGTTTATAGCCTCCAACCTGAGGCGCAGTTGCCGTGA
- a CDS encoding ATP-dependent nuclease encodes MLTKVIVENFRGFHSFTANFQETNVLVGPNNAGKTTLMSAIRFACAAYSWVLQEGRVREFREFQSQCKDDYIRIDPLVFLGLKTLLWISVEELSELYFDPDDSFRIELHFSEESLIGHFILNVDDSGNVDVKVCSPKVLAEVQGLEYGTHKRARRILELLRENEPVAVFIPIFPGAGPNEEYRSTHAVERMMMRGQQSQIIRNLVVRLDRAGLARLNRLLRESVGATISSFTSKSDFDRVENLKVYFRDQEGELELASAGAGFSSLIAIFSALWRYRKSIVERRPVFLLLDEPEAHLHPRLQGVVAMYLAELSRELGAQLFIATHSVEAINRLARRSDTSLLVVDKKATSANILASEGVLLDELGRWCDLSLFSSIQFLRSRKILFYEGPSDAELLRQCAEVYFRGQPKLLARFGAWTFVPLGGAGNSAATSVLMQALRPLLSVEGRSGNPVHIVRVLDRDYSRSPALGPFREESGFRLLDVVWSRHSIESLFLDASCLLGWISPVIFGHRKGEQWVSSRELTDIVVASLGCADRDEQLLMEATGQLMIALARTKRDDSTLVNALEQAKSEVGARPDVWQRGRSRAKVVLSEIRSRLPLMLQNCIRRDVVQMVAHGWGDVAQSDVERLVPLEIRKLLDYLTTCDDC; translated from the coding sequence ATGCTAACGAAGGTGATTGTCGAGAATTTTCGCGGGTTTCATTCATTTACAGCAAACTTCCAAGAAACCAATGTGCTGGTTGGTCCAAACAATGCTGGAAAAACAACGCTCATGTCAGCCATTCGCTTTGCGTGCGCGGCATATTCCTGGGTTCTGCAGGAAGGCCGCGTTCGTGAGTTTAGGGAATTTCAATCTCAATGCAAAGATGATTATATACGCATCGACCCACTGGTTTTCTTGGGGCTCAAGACTCTTCTTTGGATTTCTGTGGAGGAGCTAAGTGAGCTCTATTTTGATCCAGACGACTCATTTAGAATTGAGCTGCATTTCTCTGAGGAGAGCCTGATTGGGCATTTCATTCTCAATGTAGATGACTCGGGGAATGTTGACGTCAAAGTCTGTAGTCCAAAGGTTTTAGCCGAGGTTCAGGGACTCGAATATGGTACGCACAAACGTGCGCGTCGCATTCTAGAGTTGCTCCGGGAGAATGAGCCCGTTGCCGTATTCATACCTATCTTTCCAGGTGCGGGCCCCAATGAAGAGTATCGAAGCACTCATGCAGTTGAGCGAATGATGATGCGAGGGCAGCAGAGTCAGATAATCCGAAACTTGGTTGTTCGTCTCGACAGAGCGGGCCTCGCGCGCTTGAATCGACTCCTTAGGGAATCCGTAGGAGCAACGATTAGTTCATTCACTTCGAAATCGGATTTCGATCGGGTCGAAAACCTGAAGGTGTATTTTCGAGATCAGGAAGGGGAGCTTGAGCTCGCTTCAGCAGGAGCGGGTTTCAGTAGTCTGATTGCAATATTTTCTGCCCTCTGGCGATACCGAAAATCAATCGTCGAGCGGCGTCCAGTCTTCTTGCTCCTCGATGAGCCAGAAGCACATCTTCATCCGCGCCTTCAGGGGGTTGTTGCCATGTACTTGGCTGAGCTTTCCCGCGAACTGGGGGCGCAACTCTTTATTGCGACCCATTCAGTCGAGGCAATAAATCGGCTCGCACGCCGATCCGATACGTCGCTTCTAGTTGTGGATAAGAAAGCGACATCTGCAAATATTCTTGCTTCTGAAGGTGTGCTTCTTGACGAACTGGGGCGTTGGTGTGATCTTAGTCTGTTTTCAAGTATTCAGTTTCTGCGCTCGAGAAAAATATTGTTTTACGAAGGTCCAAGCGACGCAGAACTCCTTAGGCAGTGTGCAGAAGTCTATTTTCGGGGACAGCCTAAGTTGCTGGCTCGATTTGGAGCCTGGACGTTTGTTCCACTTGGTGGTGCGGGGAACTCTGCCGCAACGAGTGTGCTTATGCAGGCACTTCGCCCCTTGCTTTCGGTAGAGGGCCGCTCGGGTAATCCAGTGCACATTGTTCGTGTGTTGGATCGAGACTATAGCCGTTCTCCTGCGTTGGGTCCCTTTAGGGAGGAGTCTGGCTTTAGATTGCTTGATGTAGTTTGGTCGCGACATAGTATCGAATCTTTATTTCTCGACGCTTCGTGTCTGCTTGGCTGGATTTCGCCAGTGATTTTCGGACACCGAAAGGGCGAACAGTGGGTCTCTAGTCGGGAATTGACTGACATCGTTGTCGCTTCGCTCGGTTGTGCCGATCGGGATGAGCAACTTTTGATGGAGGCTACTGGGCAGTTGATGATAGCCTTGGCTCGAACGAAGAGGGATGACAGTACGCTAGTGAATGCTCTCGAACAGGCAAAGAGCGAGGTTGGTGCTCGTCCCGATGTTTGGCAAAGAGGTCGGAGTCGCGCAAAGGTTGTTCTAAGCGAAATTCGGAGTCGCCTTCCGTTGATGCTGCAAAATTGTATCCGTCGAGATGTGGTTCAGATGGTGGCTCATGGGTGGGGAGACGTTGCGCAGAGTGATGTAGAGCGGTTGGTTCCTTTGGAGATACGGAAGTTGCTTGATTATTTGACTACGTGTGACGATTGCTAA
- the hemN gene encoding oxygen-independent coproporphyrinogen III oxidase, with protein MEPPRQEVPTPPEALLSRYDVSGPRYTSYPTAPEWRKDFGPEHLVERLEHAGSREHAEPLSLYVHLPFCRSLCWYCGCNVVISRDRAAADQYIDHLEMELDLVVQRLGCRRSLSQIHWGGGTPTFLDERQLERLWTALTRRFRIASDAEVAIEIHPAVTTPGQLTLLRSLGFNRVSMGLQDFDARVQEVTNRIQSPEETRALLEHARLLGFKGVNFDLIYGLPHQDAEGWARTLDTVLSMRPDRLAVYSFAFMPEVLKHQRRMPAEAIPSGRAKLELFRSAYAAFVSAGYRPIGMDHFAVPEDELARAQAERRLGRNFQGYTVKAASDVVAIGSTGISDVDGAYAQNVRALPRYYERVSQGCLATERGLSLTADDQRRRAVITRLMCNFWVDLGADGADYFAPELERLRAFEADGLVMRTGSQLELTPMGRLFVRNVAMVFDAYLAGTERPRFSRTV; from the coding sequence ATGGAGCCCCCCCGCCAGGAAGTCCCCACGCCACCCGAAGCCCTGCTGAGCCGGTACGACGTCTCCGGCCCTCGCTACACCAGCTACCCCACGGCGCCCGAGTGGCGGAAGGACTTCGGTCCGGAGCATCTGGTGGAGCGGCTCGAGCATGCAGGCTCCCGGGAGCACGCCGAGCCGCTGTCGCTCTACGTGCACTTGCCCTTCTGCCGCAGTCTCTGCTGGTACTGCGGCTGCAACGTCGTCATCAGCCGGGACCGGGCCGCGGCGGACCAGTACATCGACCATCTGGAGATGGAGCTGGACCTGGTGGTGCAGCGGCTCGGCTGCCGGCGCTCCTTGTCCCAGATTCACTGGGGTGGGGGGACGCCCACCTTCCTGGATGAGCGGCAGCTGGAACGGCTGTGGACGGCGCTCACCCGTCGCTTCCGCATCGCGTCGGACGCGGAGGTGGCCATCGAAATCCACCCGGCCGTGACGACGCCCGGCCAGCTCACGCTGCTTCGGAGCCTGGGCTTCAACCGCGTGTCCATGGGCCTGCAGGACTTCGACGCGCGCGTGCAGGAGGTCACCAACCGCATCCAGTCCCCGGAGGAGACGCGGGCGCTGCTGGAGCACGCGCGGCTGCTGGGCTTCAAGGGCGTGAACTTCGACCTCATCTACGGTCTGCCACACCAGGACGCCGAGGGGTGGGCCCGCACGCTGGACACGGTGTTGTCGATGCGGCCGGACCGGCTGGCCGTCTACTCCTTCGCGTTCATGCCCGAAGTGCTGAAGCACCAACGGCGCATGCCCGCGGAGGCCATTCCCAGCGGGCGCGCCAAGCTGGAGTTGTTCCGCTCCGCCTACGCGGCCTTTGTGTCCGCGGGCTACCGGCCCATCGGCATGGACCACTTCGCGGTGCCCGAGGACGAACTGGCGCGCGCGCAGGCCGAGCGCCGGCTGGGCCGCAACTTCCAGGGCTACACCGTCAAGGCCGCGTCGGACGTGGTGGCCATTGGCAGCACCGGCATCAGCGACGTGGACGGCGCGTATGCGCAGAACGTCCGCGCGCTGCCACGCTACTACGAGCGCGTCTCCCAGGGCTGTCTGGCCACGGAGCGGGGCTTGTCACTGACGGCGGACGACCAGCGCCGCCGCGCGGTCATCACCCGGCTCATGTGCAACTTCTGGGTGGACCTGGGGGCGGACGGCGCCGACTACTTCGCGCCGGAGTTGGAGCGGCTGCGCGCGTTCGAGGCCGACGGCCTGGTGATGCGCACCGGCTCGCAGTTGGAGCTGACGCCCATGGGGCGGCTCTTCGTCCGCAACGTGGCCATGGTGTTCGACGCGTATCTCGCGGGGACGGAGCGCCCCCGCTTTTCCCGCACGGTGTGA
- a CDS encoding hemerythrin domain-containing protein, with protein sequence MDALDVLNQEHRHIQRVLVVLDRAVAKGRDGEFVSASLFLRAANFFLTFVDGSHHAKEMVLFQTMVAHRLPLAPGLLAQVSGEHGTGSEHAVAMLCAAEAMLRGGETDPARMLDAADDWLRLYRGHTAVEEAQVFPMARRLLPAGILDRMRTRFARIEASHGSLADAADAMERAFTPPPAGRLFPRGPVCSF encoded by the coding sequence ATGGATGCATTGGACGTGTTGAACCAGGAGCACCGCCACATCCAGCGCGTGCTGGTGGTCCTGGATCGGGCGGTGGCGAAGGGCCGCGATGGGGAGTTCGTCTCGGCCTCGCTCTTCCTGCGCGCCGCGAACTTCTTCCTCACCTTCGTGGACGGCAGCCACCACGCGAAGGAGATGGTGCTCTTCCAGACGATGGTGGCGCACCGGCTGCCGCTGGCGCCCGGGCTGCTGGCCCAGGTGTCCGGCGAGCACGGCACCGGCAGCGAGCACGCGGTGGCCATGCTCTGCGCGGCGGAGGCGATGCTGCGTGGCGGGGAGACGGACCCCGCGCGCATGCTCGACGCGGCGGATGACTGGTTGCGCCTGTACCGGGGGCACACCGCGGTGGAGGAGGCGCAGGTGTTCCCCATGGCGCGGCGGCTGCTGCCCGCGGGAATCCTGGACCGGATGCGGACGCGCTTCGCCCGAATCGAGGCGTCGCATGGCTCGCTGGCGGATGCCGCGGATGCCATGGAGCGCGCCTTCACGCCCCCCCCGGCGGGACGTCTCTTCCCGCGCGGACCGGTGTGCTCGTTCTAG
- a CDS encoding DUF4476 domain-containing protein codes for MKALITSLALLFALPSLDAHAQAEMRRPPSPPPGQQMPQPHHPHQPNYPPQHSGSQVVVDRRELNERLDRLEKLLKEAEQRMNRQERNKFRNAKETLNSVQDLVNRAPLLATVLPPPAPMPPPQPVVRPISDSELRRIHSSISLQTFAEDKMRVLVSAAQHHYFLVSQVGQLLGNFQFTQDKLAVVRELKPYILDPQNSHTLYSHFSFSSDKKRLDDILSQR; via the coding sequence ATGAAGGCCCTGATCACCTCCCTCGCTCTCCTCTTCGCCCTTCCCTCCCTGGATGCCCACGCCCAGGCGGAGATGCGCCGTCCGCCCAGCCCGCCGCCGGGGCAGCAGATGCCGCAGCCGCACCATCCGCACCAGCCCAACTACCCGCCGCAGCACTCCGGCAGCCAGGTGGTGGTGGACCGGCGGGAGTTGAACGAGCGCCTGGACCGGCTGGAGAAGCTGCTGAAGGAAGCCGAGCAGCGGATGAACCGGCAGGAGCGCAACAAGTTCCGCAACGCCAAGGAGACGCTGAACTCCGTGCAGGACCTGGTGAACAGGGCGCCGCTGCTGGCCACCGTCCTCCCGCCTCCGGCGCCGATGCCGCCCCCGCAGCCGGTGGTGCGGCCCATCTCGGACAGCGAGCTGCGCCGCATCCACTCTTCCATCTCCCTGCAGACCTTCGCCGAGGACAAGATGCGCGTGCTCGTCTCGGCGGCCCAGCACCACTACTTCCTGGTCTCCCAGGTGGGCCAGCTCCTGGGCAACTTCCAGTTCACCCAGGACAAGCTGGCCGTGGTGCGCGAGCTGAAGCCGTACATCCTTGACCCGCAGAACAGCCACACGCTCTACAGCCACTTCTCCTTCTCCAGCGACAAGAAGCGGCTGGACGACATTCTCTCGCAGCGCTGA
- a CDS encoding 2,3-bisphosphoglycerate-dependent phosphoglycerate mutase encodes MPTLVLVRHGQSLWNQENRFTGLVDVPLTDQGRQEARRAAEALSGMTFDVAYTSALIRAQETLSILLDALGQQVPTIRDAALNERNYGDLQGLNKADAAKRWGAAQIKEWRRSFDVPPPNGESLEMTAERVLPFYERAIAGDLRLGKNVLVVAHGNSNRSLVMKLDNLTGEQVVGLELATGVPLIYEMSPDGEVLSKRTASP; translated from the coding sequence ATGCCTACCCTCGTCCTGGTCCGACACGGTCAGTCGCTGTGGAATCAAGAGAACCGCTTCACCGGCCTCGTCGACGTCCCCCTCACCGACCAGGGGCGCCAGGAGGCCCGGCGCGCGGCGGAGGCGCTGAGCGGGATGACGTTCGACGTCGCCTATACGTCAGCGCTCATCCGGGCGCAGGAGACGCTGTCCATCCTCTTGGACGCGTTGGGACAGCAGGTCCCCACCATCCGGGACGCCGCCCTCAACGAGCGCAACTACGGCGACCTGCAGGGGCTCAACAAGGCGGACGCCGCGAAGCGTTGGGGGGCCGCGCAAATCAAGGAGTGGCGCCGCTCCTTCGACGTGCCGCCCCCCAACGGCGAGTCCCTGGAGATGACAGCGGAGCGCGTGTTGCCGTTCTATGAGCGCGCCATCGCCGGAGACCTGCGCCTGGGGAAGAACGTGCTGGTGGTGGCCCACGGCAACTCCAACCGTTCCCTGGTGATGAAGCTGGACAACCTCACGGGGGAGCAGGTGGTGGGGCTGGAGCTGGCCACCGGGGTGCCGCTCATCTACGAGATGTCGCCGGACGGAGAGGTGCTGTCCAAGCGCACCGCGTCCCCCTGA